The window ggaccactcacgcGGCGCCAAGTAGAATTGTGGGCCCCTTGCTGTCTCTACTCCTCTTCTCTCCCACTTCGTTCCAATTCAAACCAACGCGCgggcattctctctcctctctcttctcactctgTCCCCTCTTTCCTGACCCGACGACTCTCTCCCAAATAGCGCTCGCTCTCCGACGACGGCCGCGCTCTCTCCGACGACGGCGACGCTCCCTGCAGACGACGGCCTGTCTCTCTACTCGCCGGCCTCTTCGCTCTCCGACGACGGAGACGCTCCCTCCCGACGACGGCCGTGCTCTCTTCGACGACGGCGACGCTCCCTCCTGACGAcggcctctctctctactccacgGCCTCTTCGCTCTCCGACGACGGCGACTCTCCCTCCCGACTACGGCCCCTCTCTCTACTCCACGGTCTCCTCCTCCCGACCTCTTTGTTCCCGAATCGCGCTCTCTCCTGACGCTGGGCTTTTCCGACGAGGGCCGCGCTCTCTCCGCTATGGTCAAAGCCGTCTCTCCCGAGAAGCCCTAGATCTGCAACGACAATCCCCGCTTCACTTCGTACAGGGCCGACGAGGTCCTTGGTCGGAACTGGTGAGTTGGTCCTCTCGTGTCGATTTGATTCGTGGGGCTTTTCCCGGCCGCCTCTGTTTTGGTCGGTCTAGCGGgtattggaaatggagaggatttcTGGGCTctgctcttcttttgttttgctgtATAGGGGTATTCCTGGGATCTATCTGTCGGATGAAGGAGAGCTTGTTGTTTTGAAGTTTGAGATATGTTGTAAAGGAGCGATTTTTCCGGCTGCCTCTGTTTTGGTCGTTCTAGTGGGTAGTggaaatggagaggatttcTGGGCTCTGATCTTCTTTGTCTTACTGTTTGGGGTAGTCCTCGGATCTATCTGAAGAATGAAGGAGAGCTTGTTGCTTTGATGTTTGAGATTTGTTGTAAAGGAGCGACTTTTCGCGGAGGGCATGGTATGTGAGAGAATTTGAAGGATAGAAGGAATACGAGGTAAGAGATGTTGATTGGTGTACCAGAGAGCGTGAAAATAGGGAGGTTTTATTGGTACATCATCAgtaataatttcaatttggggTGTGGTCTTGTAATATAGATATAGCATATTTAATAGGCAGACCAATCAGAATACAGGATTACATTTCGCTTGTAGGACTCAAGTAAAGCTTTTCCGCAGGTACAAGCGAATTCATCATAACTACTCAGCAGTCAGCACATATCCTGTCATGTGAATATGTATCTATTTTTAGGGTGAATTGAATCAGCGATGCCCAACTTGTCCTTCTTTTCTCAGTTTTTACATGCAGCATCAAGAGGAAACTTTCTTTATGACGTTTTCTTCATCAGTATTTTGTTCTCTCTGGAGTAGAACATACTTTGATTTGCGATTGCTGTGTGTATatggtttttgttttcttgcggCGACATTTTCAATTGTTGCCGTGacatgaaaggaaattggagGAAGAGTATGAAGCACTTACTAAATCAATAGTATTCCATATCAGTTATTTAATTTCACAGCATTTTGCATCACTAACAGccaaattttctattaattaataatatactTAAGAGTCTTTGTGACAAATGTATTCTGGTTGTAACTTCTGCAGAAATAGATCTTAGGTTCACATTGCTGTATTAAGGAGTGCTACAAGACCAGGAAGATCTTTGTTTCTGTATGTTTTTGCCTCTCTGTACTTGGGCTAACATTTTAGTCTGACAGTCATGGGTATTGAGTACACTAAGGATTGCAGTAGTGTCTGAAGAAAGAATCTATACTAGGTAAATGTGTTTATGCTAAGTGGCAACTGGGCAGGTTGAGTTGTGATAAACTGCTTATGatgttaaattaataaattgatctttGTTTTCTTGTGATAGGAAGCAAGATGCATGGCTTTTCTATTCATCTGGTTTAATTATGTTGTGCTGCTGATGCTTCCCGACCCTTTGCTATTGATTAAATAaggttttgtcttttcttcttgtcaGCTCAATAAGCTTAGTGACACACAATGCCAGCCGGAGTCACAGTTGAAGTTCATCATAGGGGCCTGACAACAGGTTTTATTACTTAATTCAACTTAAAtatgatttatgtgattttcaGTTTGGAATGTAAATACAGCTGTTATATAGGTTAAAATCGATGGAGtgtttttgattttattatcccGACTCGCTTCGTGAAACTAAATTAGGCTCATTTGATGTTTGCAGATAGTTGAGCGTAGGCGAGTGCTCTAGTGGACATATGCATATGGTTATTATCTACCAGAATATGATCATgctaagaaacaactttttgaGTATTTGCAAGGTTTGTATTGGAGAGTAGGATTGTGGATAGACAATGGCCATGCATATCCTTCTTGTTTTCCTATTTACTTACATGAAATGGTTTCTTTACCAGGTGAGGCAGAGTTCGGATTGGAAAGGCTTCATCAGTGTGCAGAGAAGGAACTTCACCAGTTCCTTAGTGATGAGAATCCTTCTAGTAACTTTAATGACTTCTGCACCAAGTTAGCTAGACTTACCAGGTATCTTCTtgtcaaattcaattttcataattagtCGAGTAAAATATGTCTGGTACAAATTACAATTGTGTACAGTCAATTTTATTTAGACTTGAGTCTCTAGATATCCATCTATGAAATGGGAAATAGTTAGGctacgattaaaaaaaaaagtgtctcgTAAAGGAGGGGGGATAGGCATTCTGTCATATAGGCGAATGCCTGtccatttttattctgaatAGCACATGAAAATACTAATATTGGAATTGGTGATTACGTTCCTTTCGCCAAAAAATGTGCTTTATTGTTTCTGGAGAGAGCATGATATGTACCAATGAGCAGCTTCTTCCTGATAAATTAGTGTATGTAATATTCCTGCGGAATCTTCTTTTTGGCTTCATATATTATGTAAAAAAGTTCTGGCGAAGCTCATGACTCATCCTGAGCATAGCATTCCTATTTCTAATCCTGCTCTTTATTGTCAAGCTTTCAAAGTTTACTTTATGGAATAATATTGACTCTGCAGTTTATTGTTAACTTAAAAGCTGATTCGAGCCAAAAGCATTCTACTAGTTCTTTTGACTGGATTTTTATGCTAAAAAGATTGTTGATTCGAAAGTCAAACCTGGACAGTGGACTTACCAAGAATATGATCTTCCAAAGGCATACGGCATTGGTTGGTTGTTATAAGGCTGTTGGACCGttacttgtttatttatttaagttcaTAGAGTATTAGTGGTAAACAATAATTCTTGGAGCTGTTTTTCCATCACAAACACATCTCTCCTTTTATTAAAAGATCGGTGGCCCTCTCTACTTCAGCTGCAATTTAGTTTACATAGACACTTTTCTTAATAGCCTCTGTTGTGACTTCCAGAAGTAGCACCCATGTGTGCACATAGACATGCGTTTTGACTTTCTTACATCTGTTTTTGTTGCTACAGTGTGACCAGAAACTACTTTGACAACCTCGTGAGAGCATTGGAGATTGGGCTATCAGATGTGGATTCCCATGGTGGTTGCAGCAGGGCAGCGAGCTCTAAGAATGGAGGGAGCAGCAAGGCAAGTTGAGGTGGTGGAAGGGGAAAAGGAACTACCAGCACTCGAGCTGGTTCCAGCCGAACCGACGTATGTTAATGTTAAATCTGCAACCACTTGCGAGATGTGCCAGCATTGCAAATGAGGGTAGTGATGGGAAAATTTACAAAGAAGGATGGTTTTCTCCAGAAACACAACTTTCATGGACAAGGAACCAGTTCAAGCGCATGGGCAGTGTCCTATAAAAGGATTATTGGTATGAATCGTTCAAGTTCCCAGTGACATATCAATTATTAGGAGGCTTAACTATTGGTGTGGTGTGCTCACTGATTCAAGCACGAGCAGCAGCAGCTTTCGGCCTGTGTTTACTCTTGTTGTGTGTTGATGGTGGCGGCCTATAATGCCGGCCCATGTATATAGGCTGTAGGGTTTCATTGTCGGTACCATACtaatttggcaaagaaaaagaaatagtgaCCGTCACCAATCATTTAATATTTCATCTATTTGCTGCTGGAAGAGGCAGATGTACTCCGTTTGTATTATATTTTGCATATTACTTTGTCTATTGGAGCTCATCTGATCCTTATTTTGAAAGGAATTACTTCGGAGTTTGTATTCTGTTGGATGCGTGGGGGCGCTCTAACTCAGACGGTTCAAAAAACCGAAAGGATGATTCTGCTTGTGTATGATGTGCTTCAAACAGAGAATTTTTCTTAAGTATAATTGCAGTTCTCATATGAACGTGCACAGTCAACACGAACACATGGGTTCAGTCATTTATTACATGAAAAAGCAATTTACGTTTAATGGGAACATGACATGTCTGTGGACAACAGCAATAGCTGCTTTGAAGCTTGGATGGGTCTCTTATGAGCTTTATTTGAATGTTGCGAAGCATAAGGAGCTATATATCTTAATTTTAATAGATTCCTGGTATTGATGGATGAGCTCAATTTGTTTAGTTTATTTGCAATATTCAAGTTacgatttgaaatttttatttatatgagTAAATATCTAATGCTTCGTTTGTTCAATATATCTTATATACATGCCTAGATGAAATCATTCAACATTTTCTATCTGAACTATGATCTATGAAGGGGCTCAAGAGGTGAATTCACTTCATGAAATTGACAGATGTGGCTGAGTTTTACAATATATCGTGTGTTCTGTATTCAAACTTGCAGCAATTTCACTTGATATGAGCTAGAAGATCTAGTATCCTATGATGTGAGATTTGCAAGTTAATATGCGACTTTACGATGACATTCCTTTGCATTTAACACCAAAAACCATATGCTCATGGAGATTGTCAGGTTGCTACAATATGGGCCTTCAAATTCCTTAAGTTGATTAGGATAGGCATTGCAAACCAACTTTGATTAGTagttttaattgattttccctttaattacggaaaataaaaacataaaaagagaatTCGAATGCCAAGTGGCGTAGGAATCTGACTATTTAGACCCCATGTATACAAAATTTTCATAGCATTTATGTCACTGGAATAGCAAACCAATGCAATGATTTTGTATAATGCCTCCTTCCCAATACCCTTTTGATGAGACTTCGATTTTGTTTCTTCTCGATTCATCTGGATCAGATTAAGAAGCCATGGGTGGAACATCTTTTAGCCTCTGAGGGAAGAATGCCTCCTTTCCAATGCCTGTTTAGCATCGCTCTCGAGTACTGGCGTGAAGCCATTTTCCAGTCCATGCTTGTTTTCATCATGGCCTTGAATTCATCATAACTGATCCGATCATCCTGAAATACATCCACCACAAAATGAGGACTCTATTTCATATATGAACAAGATTACACAAATTTCAAATTGCAAGTTGTTCTGGTTATGTATTACCTTATCTAAATTAGCATTGAAAATGATGTCTTCAATAAATTTTTCGTTGTTCGGACCAAGATTGTCATCTATCAAAGCGTCTTTCAACTCATCGAATTCAATATATCCACTTCGTTTCTTGTCAAAGAATTCAAAAGCTCGAGTAAGGTGGTCATCGCTACCAATCCTTCTCAAGTGGACTGACATAGTCACAAACTCGTGACAGTTCAACGTTCCACTTCCATCTTCATCAGCCTGTTCTCATATAAGATGGAGTTCTATTTTTAGATGCTAACACAAGAAATTGTGACTCATCAAATTATCATAAATCcacttgattttgcaagaaGTTCTATCAATTATGTGAAATGGTGATACAACctcatgatcaaatctttgactAACTGATGAAAAACATAGTTCCGTATTATGTAATCTGTCCTTAATCTTCCAAATGCCTTGCAATTTAAGCAAAATCATGTACTTCACAGCATACAATGCGTTGACacggaagaagaaaacataaaccaTGTCAAAAACAAAATGTGCTAAGCTGTTGAATAGGTGATCTTACTGCATCCATCAGCATCTGCACATCAGGATCAGCAACTTGCTGTCCATATTTGTGCAGGCCATGTTTCAACTCTTCAAATGTCAGATCTCCATTTTTATCGGTGTCCATCACGTGGAACATCTCTTTGATATGATCCACTTGCTCATCAGCCAAATTGTCTACTACTACCTACATTAACAATGAGGGAAACACGATTCGAGTTTAACTTTGCACTAAGAACGGCACCGAAATCCAACAAAGCAATATTCAAGGACTCACTCTGAGAACTTTCTTCTTGAACTTATTCATCAAAGCGAATTGCTTTATCCTTGTCTGGACATTTTGTCCTAGTCAAAAACACTAACCCTTTCCAGTACATCAAAAGCTTTCTTCCTTAGCACAGCATCCGATGTGTACATGATGACGTTCTTAATCCCCTATATTTTGCACTTTAATGATAAGAAGAATATACAAATTAAATGGCATAAAATCAACATCTTTCACTATAATACCTGCAAGGCAGCAAAATGGCTAGGAACAAATTATGAGAAATCTAGAGTTTCACTCTCACTCTCTGTGAGATATCTCCTTCTGTGGTGCAAAGCAAGAAGTCAATGGCA of the Eucalyptus grandis isolate ANBG69807.140 chromosome 10, ASM1654582v1, whole genome shotgun sequence genome contains:
- the LOC104422010 gene encoding probable E3 ubiquitin-protein ligase ARI7 → MPAGVTVEVHHRGLTTGEAEFGLERLHQCAEKELHQFLSDENPSSNFNDFCTKLARLTSVTRNYFDNLVRALEIGLSDVDSHGGCSRAASSKNGGSSKAS
- the LOC104428600 gene encoding calcium-dependent protein kinase 24 gives rise to the protein MNKFKKKVLRVVVDNLADEQVDHIKEMFHVMDTDKNGDLTFEELKHGLHKYGQQVADPDVQMLMDAADEDGSGTLNCHEFVTMSVHLRRIGSDDHLTRAFEFFDKKRSGYIEFDELKDALIDDNLGPNNEKFIEDIIFNANLDKDDRISYDEFKAMMKTSMDWKMASRQYSRAMLNRHWKGGILPSEAKRCSTHGFLI